In the genome of Streptomyces racemochromogenes, one region contains:
- a CDS encoding DUF5682 family protein: MTLTAEPRAAVEELAACREPYLLGVRHHSPALAAVVPALLDAADPEVVCVELPAEFRPWLPHLADPETVAPVALAGLGDGGRLAFYPFADFSPELAAIRWAYGRGVEVVCCDLPLSDRGWTPEPATAVPGPSGGRDYAGALAASGTGREGDDLWDRAVEVLAPGCSPEAVRRAALGVGWALRADAGAVAAVDLAREAHMRGVLARFAGRRVAAVIGAFHAPALLAHAGPEHEDGNGAGDGNGFRFGDGCEPEAGGFVTSFVAYSHDLLDSRSGYPAGIRDPLWQQAVFEAGGDPERLREAAAAALVRLCRELRRAGHTAGTGEAAETLRLACDLAVLRGLPAPGRGELLEAVTTVLGQGEPLGRGRALARALEAVFVGTGRGRTTPHAPRSGLGPSVEAELAALRLPGPGDPEPREIRLDPLRSELDGRREVLLRRLLVCGASYAEPLGTAATGDGTALGSKWRPAWTPAVPARLDLAGVRGVSAAQAAAGTLRDTARRQAAEGGPTAAQVLAGLDAAARCDLPELVGVRMEEMAAVLPDTATVPELLEAVDLLEGLRRGHLPGAGDAARAAAGELAGELLDAALRSLPGLAGSDDPADAGALVALANRAAARRLGLRMDAALAELASGAGPLMRGAALAVRVLLDLDPADELGARAAAWVDGAATPDGRRALARRLTGLLTAAGPLLGASPAALTPLLDRVDSLADAAFLERLPALRAGFDVLTPAARERLLDTVTERLGDRVDLALDAPPALLALWAAADAAGLAALKELPLPGGPPDAAGVPAPVGAAVAALPARPAGEERRLAPADRWRLLLGRQRDRLPAGARPYARALDELYGAGRGEGSADVGRPGSGGGDEASFPTAREWSAELESLFGADVREEVLADAAGAGRTDVLAQLDPAAVRPSVELLTSVLSLACGMSEAHLARLRPLVRRLVDELAKELATRLRPALSGVATPRPTRRPGGPLDLARTLRANLAHTRRLDDGRVVVVPERPVFSTRTSKEADWRLILVVDVSGSMEASVVWSALTAAVLGGVPTLSTHFLAFSTQVVDLSGRVEDPLSLLLEVRVGGGTHIAAGLAHARSLITVPSRTLVVVVSDFEEGAPLGGLLSEVRALAASGAHLLGCAALDDAGTPRYSVPVARQLVAAGMPVAALSPLALARWVGDRLRGEPR, encoded by the coding sequence TTGACGCTCACCGCCGAACCGCGGGCGGCGGTCGAGGAACTGGCCGCCTGCCGCGAGCCGTACCTGCTGGGGGTGCGCCACCACAGTCCCGCGCTGGCCGCGGTGGTGCCCGCGCTGCTGGACGCGGCGGACCCCGAGGTCGTCTGCGTGGAGCTGCCGGCCGAGTTCCGGCCGTGGCTGCCCCACCTGGCCGACCCGGAGACCGTGGCGCCGGTGGCCCTGGCGGGCCTGGGGGACGGAGGCCGCCTCGCCTTCTACCCGTTCGCGGACTTCTCCCCCGAGCTGGCGGCGATCCGCTGGGCGTACGGGCGCGGCGTGGAGGTCGTCTGCTGCGACCTGCCGCTGTCCGACCGGGGCTGGACGCCGGAGCCCGCGACGGCCGTCCCCGGCCCGTCGGGGGGCCGCGACTACGCCGGCGCGCTCGCCGCGTCGGGGACCGGGCGCGAGGGGGACGACCTGTGGGACCGGGCCGTCGAGGTCCTGGCCCCGGGCTGCTCCCCCGAGGCCGTACGCCGCGCCGCGCTCGGCGTCGGCTGGGCGCTGCGGGCCGATGCGGGCGCGGTGGCGGCGGTGGACCTGGCGCGGGAGGCCCACATGCGGGGCGTGCTCGCGCGGTTCGCCGGCCGCCGGGTCGCCGCCGTGATCGGCGCCTTCCACGCCCCCGCCCTCCTTGCTCACGCGGGGCCGGAACACGAGGACGGGAACGGGGCCGGGGACGGGAACGGGTTCCGGTTCGGGGACGGGTGCGAGCCCGAAGCCGGGGGCTTCGTCACCTCGTTCGTGGCGTACTCCCATGACCTGCTCGACTCCCGCTCCGGCTACCCCGCCGGCATCCGCGACCCGCTGTGGCAGCAGGCCGTCTTCGAGGCGGGCGGGGACCCGGAGCGGCTGCGGGAGGCGGCCGCGGCCGCGCTCGTCCGGCTGTGCCGGGAGCTGCGCCGCGCCGGGCACACGGCGGGCACCGGGGAGGCGGCCGAGACGCTGCGGCTGGCCTGCGACCTGGCGGTGCTGCGGGGGCTGCCCGCGCCCGGCCGGGGCGAACTGCTGGAGGCCGTCACCACGGTTCTCGGGCAGGGCGAACCCCTGGGCCGGGGACGGGCCCTGGCCCGCGCCCTGGAGGCCGTGTTCGTCGGCACGGGCCGCGGCCGGACCACCCCGCACGCCCCCCGTTCCGGGCTCGGCCCCTCCGTGGAGGCCGAGCTGGCCGCGCTGCGGCTGCCGGGTCCCGGGGACCCGGAGCCGCGCGAGATCCGCCTCGACCCCCTGCGCTCCGAGCTCGACGGGCGCCGGGAGGTGCTGCTGCGGCGCCTGCTGGTCTGCGGGGCGTCCTACGCGGAGCCGCTCGGCACCGCCGCCACCGGCGACGGCACCGCCCTGGGGAGCAAGTGGCGGCCGGCCTGGACCCCGGCCGTCCCGGCCCGCCTTGACCTGGCGGGGGTCCGCGGCGTGAGCGCCGCCCAGGCGGCCGCCGGGACGCTGCGTGACACCGCGCGCCGCCAGGCGGCCGAAGGCGGCCCGACGGCGGCCCAGGTGCTGGCCGGGCTCGACGCGGCCGCGCGCTGCGACCTGCCCGAACTGGTCGGCGTACGCATGGAGGAGATGGCGGCCGTCCTGCCGGACACCGCCACCGTGCCGGAACTCCTGGAGGCCGTCGACCTGCTGGAGGGGCTGCGCCGCGGCCACCTGCCCGGCGCCGGGGACGCGGCGCGGGCCGCCGCCGGGGAGCTGGCCGGCGAGCTGCTCGACGCGGCCCTGCGGTCCCTGCCCGGCCTGGCCGGCAGCGACGACCCCGCCGACGCGGGCGCCCTGGTGGCCCTCGCCAACCGGGCCGCCGCCCGCCGGCTGGGGCTGCGCATGGACGCCGCCCTGGCCGAACTCGCTTCCGGTGCGGGCCCCTTGATGCGCGGTGCGGCCCTGGCCGTACGGGTGCTGCTCGACCTGGACCCGGCGGACGAGCTCGGCGCCCGCGCCGCCGCCTGGGTGGACGGGGCGGCCACCCCCGACGGCCGGCGCGCGCTGGCCCGCCGCCTCACCGGCCTGCTCACCGCCGCCGGGCCACTGCTCGGCGCATCCCCCGCGGCCCTCACCCCGCTGCTGGACCGGGTGGACTCGCTGGCCGACGCGGCGTTCCTGGAGCGGCTGCCCGCGCTGCGCGCCGGGTTCGACGTGCTGACGCCGGCCGCCCGGGAGCGGCTGCTCGACACCGTCACCGAGCGGCTCGGCGACCGCGTCGACCTGGCGCTGGACGCGCCGCCCGCGCTGCTGGCCCTGTGGGCCGCCGCCGACGCGGCCGGGCTGGCCGCGCTGAAGGAACTGCCGCTGCCCGGTGGTCCGCCGGACGCGGCCGGCGTCCCCGCCCCCGTCGGCGCGGCGGTGGCAGCGCTCCCCGCCCGGCCGGCCGGGGAGGAGCGGAGGCTGGCGCCCGCCGACCGGTGGCGGCTGCTGCTGGGCCGCCAGCGCGACCGGCTCCCGGCGGGTGCCCGGCCCTACGCCCGCGCGCTGGACGAGCTGTACGGAGCCGGGCGCGGGGAGGGCTCCGCGGACGTGGGCCGGCCCGGCTCCGGCGGCGGGGACGAGGCCTCCTTCCCGACCGCACGGGAGTGGTCGGCGGAACTGGAGTCCCTGTTCGGGGCCGACGTGCGCGAGGAGGTGCTCGCCGACGCGGCCGGGGCGGGCCGCACCGATGTGCTGGCCCAGCTCGACCCGGCCGCGGTACGCCCCTCCGTGGAACTGCTGACCTCGGTGCTCTCGCTGGCCTGCGGCATGTCCGAGGCGCACCTGGCCCGGCTGCGGCCGCTGGTGCGGCGGCTCGTGGACGAGCTGGCCAAGGAGCTGGCCACCCGGCTGCGCCCCGCCCTGTCGGGCGTCGCCACCCCCCGCCCGACCCGCCGGCCGGGCGGCCCGCTCGACCTGGCGCGGACCCTGCGGGCGAACCTGGCGCACACCCGGCGCCTCGACGACGGCCGGGTGGTGGTGGTTCCGGAGCGTCCGGTGTTCAGCACGCGGACGTCGAAGGAGGCGGACTGGCGGCTGATCCTGGTGGTGGACGTCTCCGGGTCCATGGAGGCGTCCGTGGTCTGGTCGGCCCTGACGGCGGCGGTGCTGGGCGGGGTGCCGACCCTGTCCACGCACTTCCTCGCCTTCTCCACCCAGGTCGTGGACCTCAGCGGCCGCGTCGAGGACCCCCTCTCGCTGCTGCTGGAGGTCCGGGTCGGCGGCGGTACGCACATCGCGGCGGGCCTCGCGCACGCCCGGAGCCTGATCACGGTGCCGAGCCGCACGCTGGTCGTCGTGGTCAGCGACTTCGAGGAGGGCGCCCCCCTCGGGGGACTGCTCTCCGAGGTGCGGGCGCTGGCGGCGTCCGGTGCCCATCTGCTGGGCTGCGCCGCGCTCGACGACGCGGGCACGCCCCGCTACTCGGTGCCGGTGGCGCGGCAACTCGTCGCCGCCGGGATGCCGGTGGCCGCCCTCAGCCCTCTCGCCCTGGCCCGCTGGGTGGGCGACCGACTCCGTGGGGAGCCCCGATGA
- a CDS encoding DUF4132 domain-containing protein: MGWLALDEGYEISLVEGKVAVRRPGGRQLKALPKALRDHPEVDRLRRLAEWLERHEAACAAQVDTWMVSSLPVPTELLARVWPDGAWQAALRDLAVVPDDDPDEVGFLRDATADGELKVVNLDGETVRLSPRTVTLPHPVLLPDLDDVREFAAELDITQRVEQIHRPTWEKPADLEPAATEVRDYAGGVFPTRFGLAARATALGYRVSGGYATCKVRDRGRAVEAAVWIGEPYWDDETATGALNWHDEDGRAVRLGEVGPVAWSEGMRMAAALYAGRRIEEGGDEA, from the coding sequence ATGGGCTGGCTGGCGTTGGACGAGGGGTACGAGATCTCCCTCGTGGAGGGGAAGGTCGCGGTACGGCGGCCCGGGGGGCGGCAGTTGAAGGCACTGCCGAAGGCGCTGCGCGACCATCCCGAGGTGGACCGGCTGCGCCGGCTCGCCGAATGGCTGGAGCGGCACGAGGCGGCCTGCGCGGCCCAGGTGGACACCTGGATGGTGTCCTCGCTGCCGGTGCCGACCGAACTCCTCGCCCGGGTATGGCCCGACGGGGCCTGGCAGGCCGCACTGCGCGACCTCGCGGTCGTCCCCGACGACGACCCCGACGAGGTGGGCTTCCTGCGCGACGCCACCGCCGACGGCGAGCTGAAGGTGGTCAACCTCGACGGCGAGACCGTACGCCTCTCCCCGCGCACGGTGACCCTGCCGCACCCGGTGCTGCTGCCCGACCTGGACGACGTACGGGAGTTCGCGGCCGAGCTGGACATCACCCAGCGGGTCGAGCAGATCCACCGGCCCACCTGGGAGAAGCCCGCGGACCTGGAGCCGGCCGCGACCGAGGTCCGCGACTACGCGGGCGGGGTGTTCCCCACCCGGTTCGGCCTCGCGGCCCGCGCGACCGCCCTCGGCTACCGGGTCTCCGGCGGCTACGCCACCTGCAAGGTGCGCGACCGCGGCCGGGCCGTGGAAGCGGCCGTCTGGATCGGCGAGCCCTACTGGGACGACGAGACCGCCACCGGGGCGCTCAACTGGCACGACGAGGACGGCCGGGCGGTACGCCTCGGCGAGGTCGGACCGGTGGCCTGGTCCGAGGGCATGCGGATGGCCGCGGCGCTGTACGCCGGGCGCAGGATCGAAGAGGGCGGGGACGAAGCGTGA
- a CDS encoding DNA-binding protein → MSTTDTTDTTDTTDTTGTAGHAAADAAELLAAGAVLPAGTTGAGASAVPLTARAYRHPALGDERVVVRLAAAELGAAEDLAAGFLGLVPDGEPQVVGLGRRQALGFPEWVLVHHPEDGHHALAVVPELDRLARQAKTKPKAALDACTELADRLAAAVPHFLPVFYEQAARVFLAVENTTYAAQLFGRARTSEARYGLAVDEDRLDAVFLEFALAGALPVKTLTGYGKELAQRVSPAEALERFRRLCVRRTAGGLAPSAQAAVELRRLARAAGLTGSVPEQDYLAELLPLPATLRAAAGWWKAHRTALVALARRVPAVRGTLLGITPSGGGDAGELAALWLEVLEESGATAGLADPGLPAEERPADGTAGWLERFHTARHTGWGTPPPLPGLLPLVERCAGVLRAELALPGREAGLRLGLQDVDLLDLLLSYGLTVADPGPNQVLGLDTWARSAGRRDLRALCADERLRPAFFRTLDRFNTNASGDRGTVRHLAEAPGSAPLVAEWVRRVAGESTAAALPELPEALRRLTWLPSEALALAPEEVSRAASADLGEILARTLRGGLFEELVWPAWEAAVTELSPGRGRTRLTVMDAWPYVIVANSTQVRVIDADSTVLTHDLRVPPGDRHNHGFHYTDGDLLVFWASYDGPVQGYWLSAPDDVLTLDSAANYWSVRTEHVTLALPGGGRTTGGPAPLHAGDSRLPAERAVITDGTSYWVWDQGGRPGDWGWAEYDPATGAVGRRSLPRFLADALDGHPAGSVLNDHVGQNWLRPTPSVEGSVLGAPVDGLLGWRVVYRRGEGWHGSDNTGRAVTVREGGPLPRAAVVFPGDDRPRAVSQDWRTLALTDPEGAVTCRVTSDHNGGLYWTGHTELPKLAYWYCLRPRDPEGSAVLRAMDGRAAGALLAAAEQAEKRTDLAALVAAALPGVTAPALLGGVVDTLRSALTQRKALAKVALALEPAPQRTKEPARRGPLDQVVDRALHGLTGTPYHRHFGGDSDATFRFLRTLAAAVVDTAAEAVPGRLHVDTPKISASSFPWAGLFLDAPAAVAYRAVVTGDTSEEERTALLRMLAEVDALGLASATASAERWRRVRVRIDTAHLLGADGRERGRGGRHRAVLPLGGGAVLALNEQTLEFPRTREFDALLHDPAGAFAVPAPYTGAGAAEPVGDRGRAADWTAAFLKEAAERGPAPWFPEAAEEFARLTGVSGAVARMVLAGLPHLDTWERSFLPAGLRDTLALKAGDAVNARDDLKELAVEVRRALVAALLPTDPARLWTDGPDAAAAARVWNERVGRRTPVPEWLLAEAAKDVRGGWAPHRALPALLDAASSEVLSTDVAWTVNGDHVEPAVPVAQPFDAGVLTGAAALTAWLAHRLPAGHPVRASLPPALTALRQRLASPELLMSVGHYVRLPDFRKAAGAPTETGQGYERYGAVVLATHDTQPRPAVRPALLDSTGSDPYLPLLRGAEQQPSRAETALRLVQDPAFAALLADPGAPVAGGLDKEGTWWPQDPSRSVPELVAEVTAAYGLGADAAALYLALLAMPDPTDRNTSRWTGWKPARMKAARAELAATELVVTATRSRAGRSLFLPGGWSEPGAPVLPVETWKLPMYALAAGGHPVLGVLVPAEPAAELYRRAWARVRGGDVPRFEELKVKRTGSRRR, encoded by the coding sequence GTGAGCACCACCGACACCACCGACACCACCGACACCACCGACACCACGGGCACGGCCGGGCACGCCGCCGCCGACGCCGCCGAACTCCTGGCGGCGGGCGCCGTCCTGCCCGCCGGCACCACCGGGGCGGGCGCCTCGGCCGTGCCCCTCACCGCCCGGGCGTACCGCCACCCGGCCCTCGGGGACGAGCGCGTCGTGGTCCGCCTCGCCGCGGCCGAGCTCGGGGCCGCCGAGGACCTCGCCGCCGGCTTCCTGGGCCTCGTACCGGACGGCGAGCCGCAGGTGGTCGGCCTCGGCCGGCGCCAGGCGCTCGGCTTCCCGGAGTGGGTGCTGGTGCACCACCCCGAGGACGGACACCACGCGCTGGCCGTGGTGCCCGAACTGGACCGGCTGGCCCGGCAGGCCAAGACCAAGCCCAAGGCCGCCCTCGACGCCTGCACCGAGCTGGCCGACCGGCTCGCCGCCGCCGTCCCGCACTTCCTGCCCGTCTTCTACGAGCAGGCCGCGCGCGTCTTCCTCGCCGTCGAGAACACCACGTACGCGGCACAGCTGTTCGGCCGCGCCCGCACCAGCGAGGCCCGCTACGGCCTGGCCGTCGACGAGGACCGGCTCGACGCCGTCTTCCTGGAGTTCGCCCTGGCCGGAGCCCTGCCGGTGAAGACGCTCACCGGCTACGGCAAGGAGCTGGCCCAGCGCGTCTCCCCCGCCGAGGCCCTCGAGCGCTTCCGGCGCCTGTGCGTACGCCGCACCGCGGGCGGGCTCGCCCCGTCCGCGCAGGCCGCCGTCGAGCTGCGCCGGCTCGCCCGCGCGGCCGGGCTCACCGGCAGCGTGCCCGAGCAGGACTACCTCGCCGAGCTGCTGCCGCTGCCCGCCACCCTGCGCGCCGCGGCCGGCTGGTGGAAGGCCCACCGCACGGCGCTCGTCGCCCTCGCCCGGCGCGTGCCCGCCGTACGCGGCACCCTGCTCGGCATCACCCCCTCCGGCGGCGGCGACGCCGGGGAACTGGCCGCCCTGTGGCTGGAGGTGCTGGAGGAGTCCGGCGCCACCGCCGGGCTGGCGGACCCCGGCCTGCCGGCCGAGGAGCGCCCCGCCGACGGCACCGCGGGCTGGCTGGAGCGCTTCCACACCGCCCGGCACACCGGCTGGGGCACCCCGCCGCCGCTGCCCGGGCTGCTCCCCCTGGTCGAGCGCTGTGCCGGCGTGCTGCGCGCCGAACTGGCCCTGCCCGGGCGGGAGGCGGGCCTGCGCCTGGGCCTCCAGGACGTGGACCTGCTCGACCTGCTGCTCTCGTACGGGCTGACCGTCGCCGACCCCGGCCCGAACCAGGTGCTGGGCCTGGACACCTGGGCCCGTTCGGCCGGGCGGCGCGACCTGCGGGCGCTGTGCGCGGACGAGCGGTTGCGCCCGGCGTTCTTCCGCACCCTGGACCGCTTCAACACCAACGCGTCGGGCGACCGCGGGACCGTACGGCACCTCGCCGAGGCGCCCGGCAGCGCCCCGCTGGTGGCCGAGTGGGTCCGCCGGGTGGCCGGCGAGTCCACGGCGGCGGCACTGCCGGAGCTGCCGGAGGCCCTGCGCCGGCTCACCTGGCTGCCGTCCGAGGCGCTGGCCCTCGCCCCCGAGGAGGTGTCCCGGGCCGCCTCCGCCGACCTCGGCGAGATCCTGGCCCGCACCCTGCGGGGCGGCCTGTTCGAGGAGCTGGTCTGGCCGGCCTGGGAGGCCGCCGTCACCGAGCTGTCGCCCGGCCGCGGCCGCACCCGGCTGACCGTGATGGACGCCTGGCCGTACGTCATCGTCGCCAACTCCACACAGGTCCGGGTCATCGACGCCGACTCCACCGTGCTCACCCACGACCTGCGGGTCCCGCCGGGCGACCGCCACAACCACGGCTTCCACTACACCGACGGCGACCTGCTCGTCTTCTGGGCCTCCTACGACGGCCCGGTCCAGGGCTACTGGCTGAGCGCCCCCGACGACGTCCTCACCCTGGACTCCGCCGCCAACTACTGGTCGGTGCGTACCGAACACGTGACCCTGGCACTGCCCGGCGGCGGCCGCACCACCGGTGGCCCCGCCCCGCTGCACGCGGGCGACAGCAGGCTCCCCGCCGAACGGGCCGTCATCACCGACGGCACCTCGTACTGGGTGTGGGACCAGGGCGGCCGCCCCGGCGACTGGGGCTGGGCCGAGTACGACCCGGCCACCGGCGCGGTCGGCCGGCGCTCCCTGCCGCGCTTCCTCGCCGACGCCCTGGACGGCCACCCGGCCGGCAGCGTCCTGAACGACCACGTCGGCCAGAACTGGCTGCGGCCGACGCCCTCGGTCGAGGGCTCCGTGCTGGGCGCGCCCGTCGACGGGCTGCTCGGCTGGCGGGTGGTGTACCGGCGCGGCGAGGGCTGGCACGGCTCCGACAACACCGGACGCGCCGTCACCGTCCGCGAGGGCGGCCCCCTCCCGCGCGCCGCGGTCGTCTTCCCCGGCGACGACCGGCCCCGCGCCGTCTCCCAGGACTGGCGGACCCTGGCCCTGACCGACCCCGAGGGCGCCGTCACCTGCCGGGTCACCTCCGACCACAACGGCGGCCTCTACTGGACCGGCCACACCGAACTCCCCAAGCTCGCCTACTGGTACTGCCTACGGCCCCGCGACCCCGAGGGCTCGGCGGTGCTGCGCGCGATGGACGGGCGCGCCGCCGGAGCCCTGCTGGCGGCCGCCGAGCAGGCCGAGAAGCGCACGGACCTGGCGGCACTCGTCGCCGCGGCCCTGCCCGGCGTCACCGCGCCCGCGCTGCTCGGCGGCGTCGTCGACACCCTGCGCTCCGCACTGACCCAGCGCAAGGCCCTGGCGAAGGTGGCGCTGGCGCTCGAGCCCGCACCGCAGCGGACGAAGGAACCGGCCCGGCGGGGACCCCTCGACCAGGTGGTCGACCGGGCGCTGCACGGCCTCACCGGCACCCCCTACCACCGGCACTTCGGCGGGGACTCCGACGCGACGTTCCGCTTCCTGCGCACCCTGGCGGCGGCCGTCGTCGACACCGCCGCCGAGGCGGTCCCGGGCCGGCTGCACGTGGACACGCCGAAGATCTCCGCCTCCTCCTTCCCCTGGGCCGGACTGTTCCTGGACGCCCCCGCGGCGGTCGCCTACCGCGCGGTCGTCACCGGCGACACCTCCGAGGAGGAGCGGACGGCGCTGTTGCGGATGCTCGCCGAGGTGGACGCCCTGGGACTGGCCTCCGCCACGGCGTCGGCCGAACGGTGGCGGCGCGTCCGCGTCCGCATCGACACCGCCCACCTGCTGGGGGCCGACGGCCGCGAGCGCGGCCGCGGCGGCAGGCACCGCGCCGTCCTCCCGCTCGGCGGCGGCGCCGTGCTCGCCCTCAACGAGCAGACCCTGGAGTTCCCGAGGACCCGCGAGTTCGACGCGCTGCTGCACGACCCGGCGGGCGCCTTCGCCGTGCCCGCCCCCTACACCGGGGCCGGGGCGGCCGAGCCCGTCGGCGACCGCGGGCGCGCCGCGGACTGGACCGCCGCCTTCCTGAAGGAGGCGGCCGAGCGCGGCCCGGCGCCCTGGTTCCCCGAGGCCGCGGAGGAGTTCGCGCGGCTCACCGGGGTCTCCGGTGCCGTGGCCCGGATGGTCCTCGCGGGCCTGCCGCACCTGGACACGTGGGAGCGCTCCTTCCTGCCCGCCGGGCTGCGCGACACGCTCGCGCTGAAGGCCGGCGACGCCGTCAACGCCCGCGACGACCTGAAGGAGCTCGCCGTGGAGGTCCGGCGCGCCCTGGTCGCGGCGCTGCTGCCCACCGACCCGGCGCGGCTGTGGACGGACGGCCCGGACGCGGCCGCCGCCGCGCGGGTGTGGAACGAGCGCGTGGGCCGTCGTACGCCCGTGCCCGAGTGGCTGCTCGCCGAGGCCGCCAAGGACGTGCGCGGCGGCTGGGCCCCGCACCGGGCACTGCCCGCGCTGCTCGACGCGGCCTCCTCCGAGGTGCTGAGCACCGATGTCGCGTGGACGGTCAACGGCGACCACGTGGAACCCGCCGTCCCGGTGGCCCAGCCCTTCGACGCGGGCGTGCTGACCGGGGCCGCCGCCCTGACGGCCTGGCTCGCGCACCGGCTGCCCGCCGGACACCCGGTACGGGCGAGCCTGCCGCCCGCGCTCACCGCGCTGCGCCAGCGCCTGGCCTCACCCGAACTGCTGATGAGCGTCGGGCACTACGTCCGGCTGCCCGACTTCCGCAAGGCGGCCGGCGCCCCCACCGAGACCGGCCAGGGCTACGAGCGGTACGGCGCGGTGGTGCTGGCCACGCACGACACGCAGCCCCGGCCCGCGGTGCGCCCCGCACTGCTGGACTCGACCGGCTCCGACCCCTACCTGCCGCTGCTGCGCGGCGCCGAACAGCAGCCCTCGCGGGCCGAGACGGCACTGCGCCTGGTCCAGGACCCGGCGTTCGCCGCGCTGCTCGCCGACCCGGGGGCGCCCGTCGCCGGCGGCCTCGACAAGGAGGGGACCTGGTGGCCGCAGGACCCGTCGCGCAGCGTGCCCGAGCTGGTGGCGGAGGTCACCGCGGCGTACGGGCTGGGCGCCGACGCGGCCGCGCTGTACCTGGCGCTGCTGGCGATGCCCGACCCCACCGACCGCAACACGTCCCGCTGGACGGGCTGGAAGCCGGCCCGGATGAAGGCCGCCCGCGCCGAACTGGCCGCCACCGAGCTGGTGGTGACGGCCACGCGCTCCCGCGCGGGGCGCTCCCTGTTCCTGCCCGGCGGCTGGTCCGAGCCCGGCGCGCCGGTCCTGCCGGTCGAGACGTGGAAGCTGCCCATGTACGCGCTGGCGGCGGGCGGCCATCCGGTGCTGGGCGTGCTGGTGCCCGCGGAGCCGGCCGCGGAGCTGTACCGCCGGGCCTGGGCGCGGGTCCGCGGGGGCGACGTACCGCGCTTCGAGGAGCTGAAGGTGAAGCGGACCGGCTCCCGCCGGCGCTGA
- a CDS encoding AAA family ATPase, which produces MTVTEQSAPARQAMPAEERYAAELAFLAAQDPGPRPPGWALTPRAVVTFVCGSAGEQLALPERRAGLPSKLVIAPKFVGERALVERCVVTLAGERGLLLTGEPGTAKSMLSELLAAAVCGTSELTVQGTAGTTEDAFRYGWNYALLLAQGPTPQALVDSPVLSAMRTGRVARVEEITRCLPEVQDALVSILSDRRVSVPELTATEDAVVSAVPGFTVIATANLRDRGVSEMSAALKRRFNFETVGPIADPDAETELIRRQAVAAVQRAGAAFGVDDCVLDALVTVFRDLRSGRSAEGWDVERPGTVMSTAEAVQVAASLGVSAAYLPGGDVLDLLPGHLLGVVRKDDPADHGRLLGYWDGPVRRRAEDGSATWRRLWDLRGSLR; this is translated from the coding sequence ATGACCGTCACCGAACAGTCCGCCCCGGCCCGGCAGGCGATGCCCGCCGAGGAGCGGTACGCCGCCGAACTCGCCTTCCTCGCCGCCCAGGACCCCGGCCCCCGCCCTCCCGGCTGGGCGCTCACCCCGCGCGCGGTGGTGACCTTCGTGTGCGGCAGCGCGGGCGAGCAGCTGGCCCTGCCCGAGCGTCGTGCCGGGCTCCCGTCGAAGCTGGTGATCGCCCCGAAGTTCGTCGGCGAACGCGCCCTGGTGGAACGCTGCGTGGTCACCCTGGCCGGGGAGCGCGGCCTGCTCCTCACCGGCGAGCCGGGCACCGCCAAGTCGATGCTGTCCGAGCTGCTGGCGGCCGCCGTGTGCGGCACCAGCGAGCTCACCGTCCAGGGCACCGCCGGCACCACCGAGGACGCCTTCCGCTACGGCTGGAACTACGCGCTGCTGCTCGCCCAGGGCCCCACCCCACAGGCCCTGGTCGACTCCCCCGTGCTCAGCGCGATGCGGACGGGCCGGGTGGCACGGGTCGAGGAGATCACCCGCTGCCTGCCCGAGGTGCAGGACGCGCTCGTGTCGATCCTGTCCGACCGGCGGGTCAGCGTGCCCGAACTGACCGCCACCGAGGACGCGGTGGTCAGCGCCGTCCCCGGTTTCACCGTCATCGCCACCGCCAACCTGCGTGACCGGGGCGTCTCGGAGATGTCCGCCGCCCTCAAGCGGCGCTTCAACTTCGAGACCGTCGGCCCGATCGCCGACCCGGACGCCGAGACCGAGCTGATCCGGCGGCAGGCCGTCGCCGCCGTCCAGCGGGCCGGCGCCGCCTTCGGGGTCGACGACTGCGTACTCGACGCGCTCGTCACCGTCTTCCGGGACCTGCGCTCGGGGCGCAGCGCCGAGGGCTGGGACGTGGAGCGGCCCGGCACGGTCATGTCCACCGCCGAGGCCGTCCAGGTGGCGGCTTCCCTGGGGGTGTCCGCCGCGTACCTGCCGGGCGGTGACGTGCTGGACCTGCTGCCGGGCCACCTGCTGGGCGTGGTGCGCAAGGACGACCCCGCCGACCACGGGCGGCTCCTCGGCTACTGGGACGGCCCGGTCCGCCGCCGCGCCGAGGACGGCTCGGCGACCTGGCGCCGGCTGTGGGACCTGCGCGGGAGCCTGCGTTGA